The Terriglobus tenax genome contains a region encoding:
- a CDS encoding Crp/Fnr family transcriptional regulator, protein MKTAGNSSFSSADFLKTEGPGRKLLQLKAGGVFFSQGSAPSFVLYLLTGRAKLTVVSKRGKEATITLLSVGDFIGEESVSGDAGPRMATASAITPCTAMQINREEMVRVLHDEPDFSELFVRFLLARGMRTQADLVDQLFNSSEKRLARTLLLMASFGKPGEPVTLIPAITQESLADMIGTTRSRVSYFMNRFRKLGYIDYNGRIHVHKSLLNVVLHDQFSGHNSQRPPVSISKRAKKAPSTTAKASK, encoded by the coding sequence ATGAAAACCGCAGGTAATTCGAGTTTCTCGAGTGCGGATTTCTTAAAGACCGAAGGCCCGGGTCGCAAGCTGCTCCAGCTCAAAGCCGGCGGGGTCTTTTTTTCACAGGGAAGCGCACCCTCCTTCGTCCTTTATCTTCTGACAGGCAGAGCAAAGCTTACCGTTGTCTCAAAGCGAGGCAAGGAGGCTACGATCACTCTGCTCAGTGTGGGAGATTTCATTGGCGAGGAGTCCGTATCCGGCGATGCTGGCCCGCGTATGGCCACTGCTTCGGCAATCACGCCCTGCACTGCCATGCAGATAAACCGGGAGGAGATGGTTCGTGTGCTTCACGATGAGCCGGATTTCTCCGAACTGTTTGTTCGTTTTCTTCTCGCTCGTGGCATGCGAACGCAGGCTGACCTGGTGGACCAATTGTTCAACTCCAGTGAGAAGCGGCTCGCCCGCACCCTGTTGCTGATGGCTTCCTTCGGCAAGCCTGGTGAGCCCGTTACCCTCATTCCCGCCATCACACAGGAATCGCTCGCGGACATGATTGGGACCACACGCTCCCGCGTCAGCTACTTCATGAATCGTTTTCGCAAGCTTGGGTACATCGACTACAACGGCCGGATCCACGTACACAAGTCCTTGCTGAATGTTGTCCTCCACGATCAATTCAGTGGCCACAATTCGCAACGGCCGCCGGTGAGCATCTCCAAGCGCGCAAAGAAAGCTCCTTCCACAACAGCCAAAGCCAGCAAATAG
- a CDS encoding response regulator, with protein sequence MPNLLNLLIVEDEVETRFLLSQILATRGYKVRTAEDGFQALGMMRSSLPDILLSDLNMPGMSGFELLSVVRRLYPEIRVVATSGAYTGTQVPMGIAADAFYEKASGLTPLFELLEKVADAKSDSIFSKRLPTTLWVDLEPEAASDSNHVLINCPQCMRAFRQTIEEVNSDVRTTNCRYCGGQVPYAIALAIQPPLKFGIDKSRPVMSSEALSSQVSR encoded by the coding sequence ATGCCGAATCTTTTGAATCTGCTCATCGTCGAAGATGAAGTTGAAACGCGGTTCCTGCTTTCGCAAATACTCGCCACGCGAGGCTACAAGGTCCGCACCGCTGAGGATGGCTTTCAGGCTCTCGGGATGATGCGATCCTCGCTTCCAGACATTCTGCTGTCTGACCTCAATATGCCTGGCATGTCTGGCTTTGAACTGCTGTCCGTGGTGCGACGCCTTTACCCGGAGATTCGTGTGGTTGCAACGAGCGGTGCCTACACCGGAACGCAGGTACCTATGGGGATCGCCGCAGACGCCTTCTACGAAAAAGCTTCGGGACTCACACCGTTGTTTGAACTGCTGGAGAAGGTCGCAGACGCCAAGTCCGACTCAATCTTCTCAAAACGTCTGCCCACAACTCTATGGGTTGATCTCGAACCCGAGGCAGCCTCTGACTCCAACCACGTCCTGATTAATTGCCCCCAGTGCATGCGCGCTTTCCGTCAGACCATTGAAGAAGTGAACTCCGACGTCCGCACCACCAACTGCCGCTACTGCGGCGGCCAGGTTCCCTACGCCATTGCATTGGCGATCCAGCCACCGCTAAAGTTCGGAATCGATAAGAGCAGGCCAGTTATGTCTTCAGAAGCTCTAAGCTCTCAAGTGTCTCGATAA
- a CDS encoding TetR family transcriptional regulator, with protein sequence MPRARLQQPKESIHLKKQEFVRHEIWVAAMDRFSAVGFDETTVDQIATAANVSRRTFFRYFSSKEDVMAAAMKGYGASLVCALQDQPKELTPLKAAQAVVRHVARLAAGSPYAERLLKIAMESDDARKAQILEFPRIEDELGKAFARRGGHPEDHLPSHLLARVTLSVTQLSVTRWLQKQRGPIENVVDQAFSSLTQAFCPDAKQR encoded by the coding sequence ATGCCCAGAGCTCGCCTCCAGCAGCCCAAGGAATCCATCCACCTGAAGAAGCAGGAGTTTGTGCGCCACGAGATCTGGGTGGCGGCCATGGACAGGTTTTCCGCGGTGGGGTTTGATGAAACAACGGTCGACCAGATCGCAACGGCGGCCAATGTTTCGCGCCGTACCTTCTTCCGCTATTTCTCTTCGAAAGAAGATGTCATGGCTGCGGCGATGAAGGGCTATGGAGCCTCGCTGGTCTGCGCCCTGCAGGATCAGCCAAAAGAACTGACACCTCTCAAAGCAGCCCAGGCCGTCGTCAGGCATGTCGCCAGGCTGGCGGCAGGTTCTCCCTATGCCGAGCGGCTGTTGAAGATTGCGATGGAAAGTGACGACGCCCGGAAGGCGCAGATTCTCGAATTCCCGCGCATCGAAGATGAACTAGGCAAAGCCTTTGCCCGCAGAGGAGGCCACCCGGAGGATCACCTTCCCTCCCATCTCCTCGCCCGCGTCACCCTCTCCGTAACGCAATTGAGCGTCACGCGATGGCTGCAGAAGCAACGTGGTCCCATTGAGAACGTCGTCGATCAGGCGTTTTCCTCTTTGACCCAGGCCTTCTGCCCGGATGCAAAACAACGCTGA